A window of Cytobacillus sp. FSL H8-0458 genomic DNA:
CATGGATAGAGCCTCCACTTATATTGCTTTGGCCATCAGCAATCTCCTCTGCCTTTATAATCCTGAAGTCATTATTTTGAGCGGCAATACGATTGAGAAACTGCCTGATATGAAGGAAGCCATTGAGCAAAAATGCGAGTTGTATATTTGGGAGCCATTGAAGCAAACGGTGAGAATCGTCTATTCGGAATTAAGTGATAACGGAGTTGTTCTTGGGGCGGCCATACAGGCCCAAAATCTTATGCTGGAGCTTGAGTAGATAAGCCAATTTTAAGGAGAGAACTGAAGTGAAATATACTGCATTAGTAGAGGAAGGCAGAGGAGGGATTGTTGAGAATATTCATATCGGGATTATTTGCGGTGTGGATGATCAATTAGAATCCTTTTATCAGGTTGGTGATGAAGAGCATTACACATACTTTCGCTCCGCTTCTAAGCCGATCCAGGCGCTGCCGGTCTTCCTGACTGACATAATCGAGAAATACGGATTAACAGAGCAGGAAGCTGCATTATTTACAGCCTCCCATCGGGGAGAACCCTACCATATTAAGGCTCTGGAATCCATGCTGGCAAAACTCCCTGTAAAGGAAGAAGAACTTTATTGCCCTCCTTCTTACCCTTTAAATATACAGCCAAGAGAAGAGATGATCAGACAGGGGATTCAAAAAAGGAAGCTTTATCACAATTGCGCAGGTAAACATATGGGGTTTATTACAGTATGCCGTGAATTGGGGTTTCCGGTGGAGGGATACTGGAAAGAAGAACATCCTCTGCAAAAGCACATCCTGGAAATTCTTTCTCATTTATCAGGCATCCCGGTCTCTGCAATTCATATGGGTATTGATGGCTGCGGGGCTCCCGTTTTTGCCATACCTTTAAAAAAGATGTCCGAGGTATACCTTAAGCTGGCTTGTCCCGATTTGATTCAGGATCTCCAGCTGCAGCAGGCAGTCATTAACATGACCGCCATTATGAATAACCAGTTCAATATGGTTGCCTCACAGCAGTTTATCTGCTCGATTTTATTGGAGGATAGCAATATTGTAGCTAAAGGCGGAGCCCAGGGTGTGTATTGCTTCGGACTAAAAAAAGAACGTGCTGGATTTGCCCTCAAAGTGTTAAATGGATCTGAGGACGTCTGGCCAAACATTATTGCTTCCATACTTGAACACATACAATACAGCAATCACGACACCATTAAAAGGCTAAGAAACCTTAGGCCATCGGTTATTCGAAATGATGCAGGAATGGAAGTAGGGTCTATACAGGAAATATTCCAGTCTGAGAAATTGCCTTTAAACTAAGTTCAAATTAATGGGAAAGCACTAATAAAGGAGATACATAAATATGTTAATAGAAGTGATCGCAGATACTCTAAGTGATGCGCTACTTGCCCAGGAAGCCGGTGCAGACAGAATTGAACTGGTAACCGGGCTGGCAGAGGGCGGTCTGACACCAGGTTATGCTGTCATTGAAAGAGTGTGCAAGGAGTTAAAGATCCCAGTGAATGTGATGATCCGCCCGCACAGCCGCGGGTTTTGCTATTCGGAAGAGGACATTGAAATTATGATTCAGGATATTAGCATCTGCAAAAAATTAGGAGCTGCAGGTGTAGTATTTGGCGTTCTTACACCTGACCACAAAGTACATAGCAAACATTTGAACCGGCTAATTCAAGCTGCAGACGGACTGGACATTACCTTCCACCGGGCATTTGATGAGGCAGATGATCAATTTGCCGCATTGGAAAGTATAGTGCAGTATCCGCAGATTTCCAGAATCCTTACATCCGGCGGCCAGAGTAGTGCTGCAGATGCATCAGAAAGGCTGAAGCGCCTGAATGAGCTTACGGCTGATAGTCATTTAAAAATTATGGCAGGTGCAGGCCTGTCAGTTGATAATATTAAAGCGTTTTTGGATGAAGTGCCTGTCACTGAAGTCCATTTTGGTACAGGTGTCCGTATCCAATCCAGCTATGAGCTTGCGGTTGATCCTGAGAGAGTGCGAGTGATAAAGAAAATTATTGGTGCCTAATGGACTTAAGCGGATTTTTGCGTGAGGGAGTTGTATTCATCTATTAACCTAATATTATTGATAACAAGAGACAGGTAGATCACCTGTCTTTTTATATTGTTAATAAAATTGCAAAATACATCAAACCGCATAAGATTTTAGAAGATAACGTTCTATAAACTCAGCTAATCCATCATTTTCGTGGTGTCCTGTAACAAAGTCAGCTGCGGCTTTAACCTTTTCGCTGGCGTTCCCCATTGCCACACCAGTACCGGCATGACGAAGCATCTCTATATCATTCGGTCCGTCTCCAATAGCTGCGACTTCACTTGGACTGATTCGAAATTTGTCCAGCAAGCTTTTGATAGCAGCCCATTTGGAAACATCAGGAGCAACCAGCTCAAACCCGTCATTCCAATCGATGACCCCTGCTTCTGTTTTAAACAAAGCGGATAATTCAGGACTTGGTGAACCTGTTCGAACACTATATTTAAGAACATCCTGATAAGTTGCCAGTCTTAAATCACCAATATACTGCGGCGGAATTTGCCCGACCTGAGTCCAATAATCGATTTCTTCATTTGTTTCCTTACAATATAGCCCAGTTGATGTATGGATCATAACATTACATGGACTTTCTGCCGTCAGATGGTGAAAGCGTTCCTCGTTCAATCGTACGGTTTTCATGTGTGTAGCCCTTCCTGTCTCTGCCTCATGAATAGCGGCACCATTCAAACAGATCATCGGAGTTTGCAGTCCAATTTCTTTATGGTAGGGAGCGGTAACTTCATAATGCCGGCCAGTGGCTAGAAACACCATGACGCCCTGATCTATGAGCCGATAAATGGCTTCCATGTTTCGGCGGGAAATGCAATTTGAGGCTTTCAGGAGTGTACCATCCATATCAATAAATACTGCACGAAGATTCATTTATATTGCCTCCTCATTCGTTGATAAACCAATCATATCCTCTTAATATTAATGCCAGGTAAACTCTGTTTATAGAATTGTGTTTTTTATCGAGCTGAAACATCCATAAAGAATTGAGGGGATAGACGATTAAACTTAGATCATCTGTTCTAATCTATTTCCTTGTGAAGTGACCTTAGTCCCGCTATTTGAAAAAGCTATGTTTTATTTTCATGAACTTTCTTAAAAGAAGGTTAATGTATGTAAAAAAATGGATTATGACCTTCTATTTCCTTTCTGATTCTTCTATGATTACTACTGTAACAACTATAGCAGCCAAGGAGGAATTGGAAATGAAAAAATGGTTATTAGCTATGATGGCGGTTTTAATGATTACAGGTGTGGCTACAGGCTGCAGCAATGAAGATGAGACTGACGAGACGAACACAGAAGAAACTGAAGATACGGGAACAGAAGAAGGTACTGAAGAAGAAACTGAAGAAGAAACAGAGTAAAGAATCAAATTCATAGAAAGTGCGCCTTTTGGAGAAGGCGCACTTTCTTTTTGAAGAACAGGTTTTTAAACAAAGCTGTTTTCG
This region includes:
- a CDS encoding copper homeostasis protein CutC; this translates as MLIEVIADTLSDALLAQEAGADRIELVTGLAEGGLTPGYAVIERVCKELKIPVNVMIRPHSRGFCYSEEDIEIMIQDISICKKLGAAGVVFGVLTPDHKVHSKHLNRLIQAADGLDITFHRAFDEADDQFAALESIVQYPQISRILTSGGQSSAADASERLKRLNELTADSHLKIMAGAGLSVDNIKAFLDEVPVTEVHFGTGVRIQSSYELAVDPERVRVIKKIIGA
- a CDS encoding asparaginase encodes the protein MKYTALVEEGRGGIVENIHIGIICGVDDQLESFYQVGDEEHYTYFRSASKPIQALPVFLTDIIEKYGLTEQEAALFTASHRGEPYHIKALESMLAKLPVKEEELYCPPSYPLNIQPREEMIRQGIQKRKLYHNCAGKHMGFITVCRELGFPVEGYWKEEHPLQKHILEILSHLSGIPVSAIHMGIDGCGAPVFAIPLKKMSEVYLKLACPDLIQDLQLQQAVINMTAIMNNQFNMVASQQFICSILLEDSNIVAKGGAQGVYCFGLKKERAGFALKVLNGSEDVWPNIIASILEHIQYSNHDTIKRLRNLRPSVIRNDAGMEVGSIQEIFQSEKLPLN
- a CDS encoding HAD family hydrolase; translation: MNLRAVFIDMDGTLLKASNCISRRNMEAIYRLIDQGVMVFLATGRHYEVTAPYHKEIGLQTPMICLNGAAIHEAETGRATHMKTVRLNEERFHHLTAESPCNVMIHTSTGLYCKETNEEIDYWTQVGQIPPQYIGDLRLATYQDVLKYSVRTGSPSPELSALFKTEAGVIDWNDGFELVAPDVSKWAAIKSLLDKFRISPSEVAAIGDGPNDIEMLRHAGTGVAMGNASEKVKAAADFVTGHHENDGLAEFIERYLLKSYAV